The genomic stretch CCAGTTATCAGCAACTTGAGCGTTTTTTGAGTGACGAGCTTGCTCCGCGGGCGACACCTCAGGACGCTTTTGGACGCGAGCTTTACGCGTTGCAGTCTCAACGCTTCCTCGGTGCCACGGTCGACCTCGATGAAACCTATGAGTGGGGGATTGAGGAACTGGCGCGCATGACTGCTGAGCAAAAGCAGATCGCGCACGAGATCAAGCCGGGAGCATCCATCGCCGAAGCAATCGAGCTTCTTGACTCTGACCCTTCGCGAACGCTGCACGGCACCGATGCCCTGCAGAGGTGGATGCAGCAGCTCAGCGATGACGCCATCGAAGCGTTGGCAGGCACCCACT from Lujinxingia vulgaris encodes the following:
- a CDS encoding DUF885 family protein, with the translated sequence SYQQLERFLSDELAPRATPQDAFGRELYALQSQRFLGATVDLDETYEWGIEELARMTAEQKQIAHEIKPGASIAEAIELLDSDPSRTLHGTDALQRWMQQLSDDAIEALAGTHFDIAEPMRALECMIAPTHDGIIYYTGPSDDFSRPGRMWWSVPESVTEFTTWREATTVYHEGVPGHHLQIAQAV